Below is a genomic region from Chitinophagales bacterium.
TGCTATAAGGCTATGAGCACTGTTTATTTCATGTTCATTTTGTCGGTATAAGATAAAAGTATTCAGCCGGTACATTAGAGCATCCGGCTTAATCCTATTGTATTATCGTGACATTGTTGCAGATCAATCACGCAACAGGCAGACATTTTTGAATTGGTCTTGACTGATAGTAGGATGAGCATCGTTTGCTGCAAGTGGAAATGATAATAGCAGCCTGCAAAAAAAATCCCGGCCTGAGGCCGGGATGTAATTCTAATTGTAAGTCAGGATGGTTGGCTTAGGCAGTAACACCTGCTTTCGCTGTTGCCCATTCGATAAGAATGTCGGCTACCTCGGCACGGGAGAATTCTGCCGGTGGGCGTTCCCCGTTCGACAGCATTTCACGCACTTTTGTGCCGCTGAGCGAAACCTGTGTAGCATTCTTCGGAGCAGTTTTGCTGGAAGCCATGCCTTCTGTTTCCTTACAGAAGAAGGTATTTTCAAATTTCAGGATCGTCATGCCGGTACGGTCAGCAACACTGTCCATCATTTCCTGTGCTTCATAGGTTCCATAATACGTTCCTACGCCTGCGTGGTCGCGGCCCACAATCATGTGGGTACAGCCATAATTTTTACGGATCAGCGTGTGGTTGATGGCTTCGCGCGGTCCGGCGTAACGCATGGCAGTCGGCAATGCGCTTACCATAGTGTTATCCGGATTGAAATATCCGTTGATCAATGCTTCATAGCAACGCATCCGAACCGGTGCGGGAATGTCGTCCGGTTTTGTTTCGCCAACGATGGGATGAATAAGCGCTCCGTCCACAATTTCCTGGGCGCATTTGATCAGGTATTCATGTGCACGGTGAATAGGATTCCTCGTTTGAAAAGCGACAACCGTTTTCCATTTCCGTTTTTCAAATTCAGCGCGTGTCTCGGAAGGATCCATGAAATATTTATTGTCGATCTGATCGTGACGGGTGGGGCGGTTGATCATCTCCAGCGGACCGGAGATAAACCTGTTGCCTCCGCTCAGTACTGCACTTACGCCGGGATGTTTATCTTCCGTAGTCTTGAAACATTTTTGCGCG
It encodes:
- the sat gene encoding sulfate adenylyltransferase, producing the protein MNQPHGGVLVNRIATGARKTELEKKAASLFQLIIEDRYAADIEMIANGAFSPLTGFMNKADAEGTIEKMTLSNGLLWGIPILLPSGNQHDNISIGAEIALIEKSSGNVLAIMKVEEKFELDLMNLAQKCFKTTEDKHPGVSAVLSGGNRFISGPLEMINRPTRHDQIDNKYFMDPSETRAEFEKRKWKTVVAFQTRNPIHRAHEYLIKCAQEIVDGALIHPIVGETKPDDIPAPVRMRCYEALINGYFNPDNTMVSALPTAMRYAGPREAINHTLIRKNYGCTHMIVGRDHAGVGTYYGTYEAQEMMDSVADRTGMTILKFENTFFCKETEGMASSKTAPKNATQVSLSGTKVREMLSNGERPPAEFSRAEVADILIEWATAKAGVTA